A window of the Candidatus Paceibacterota bacterium genome harbors these coding sequences:
- a CDS encoding 4Fe-4S ferredoxin, whose translation MEADIICVGFGPATAGFLTTLSKQLLNPDGTPAVESAVMPGAPPQILCYERADDIGFGVSGIVTRARGLRASFPNLDPKDIPMAAPVAEEKVVYLLDPIGASRRSWALRGADACLRAFSGLLPLKHEAVELPWSPAFLHKTGGLVLSMGQFLQWVGAQVQSTGTVQIWPGTPISEALVEDHKVTGVRLLDQGVDKQGKPGDGFMPGMDIHAALTVIGDGPTGSIGQQLDAQLGLPEDHHARDWAVGMKFVVDLPADCALKPGTVLHTFGFPEPEIFGFLYVHPDRVASLGIFVPSWFDSPMRTAYRYLQHWMLHPYLWRHLKGSKLRSWGAKTLGESGRRGEPQLVGDGYARVGEGSGTTNVLTGSGVDEAWTTGVQLAESVLELLKGKKPFTRQNLEETYVRRRRASWVEAEARVAEHSRDGFQKGVVRGMIGMALAGLTKGRLSLRGEPLPPYKRIPTLEEYFRGRVSAAEIQQLRKECAIKGVSLHGVLMQRCGWPAIPYDGQLLVSHQDALLLGGKVQAPSGYADHVVFLYPELCERCGTKICIELCSGQAISPGSAGVPAFDREKCVHCGACYWNCAQPLPANPERMNIAFRAGTGGLHSAEN comes from the coding sequence ATGGAGGCGGATATCATCTGCGTTGGTTTCGGCCCGGCCACCGCCGGATTCCTCACCACGCTCTCGAAGCAACTCCTCAACCCGGATGGCACGCCCGCGGTTGAAAGCGCGGTTATGCCTGGCGCGCCGCCTCAGATCCTCTGCTACGAGCGCGCCGATGACATCGGCTTTGGCGTCTCCGGCATTGTGACGCGGGCACGCGGGCTGCGGGCCTCGTTTCCCAATCTCGACCCGAAGGACATTCCCATGGCCGCCCCGGTCGCGGAGGAGAAGGTGGTCTATCTGCTCGATCCCATCGGTGCCAGCCGGCGCTCTTGGGCGTTGCGCGGGGCCGATGCCTGCCTCCGGGCATTCAGCGGATTGCTGCCACTGAAGCACGAGGCCGTCGAGCTTCCGTGGTCGCCCGCCTTCCTGCACAAGACCGGCGGGCTGGTGCTCTCGATGGGCCAGTTCCTGCAATGGGTCGGCGCCCAGGTCCAGAGCACCGGCACGGTCCAAATCTGGCCCGGAACACCCATATCCGAGGCGCTGGTCGAGGATCACAAGGTCACCGGTGTCCGCCTGCTCGACCAGGGCGTGGATAAGCAAGGCAAACCGGGCGACGGCTTCATGCCAGGCATGGACATCCACGCCGCGCTCACCGTGATCGGCGACGGCCCCACCGGCTCTATCGGCCAGCAGCTCGACGCTCAATTGGGCCTGCCCGAAGACCACCACGCGCGCGATTGGGCGGTGGGCATGAAATTTGTCGTGGACCTGCCGGCGGATTGCGCCCTCAAACCCGGCACCGTCCTGCACACGTTCGGATTCCCGGAGCCGGAGATTTTCGGTTTCCTCTACGTCCATCCGGATCGCGTCGCTTCCCTGGGTATCTTCGTGCCATCCTGGTTCGACAGCCCCATGCGCACCGCCTACCGCTACCTGCAACACTGGATGCTCCATCCGTATCTGTGGCGACACCTCAAGGGCAGCAAGCTCCGTTCGTGGGGCGCCAAGACCCTGGGTGAATCCGGACGACGCGGTGAGCCGCAACTCGTCGGCGACGGCTACGCCCGCGTAGGGGAAGGCTCCGGCACAACCAATGTCCTGACCGGCTCCGGCGTGGACGAAGCCTGGACCACCGGCGTGCAACTGGCCGAAAGCGTCCTTGAGCTGCTTAAAGGCAAGAAGCCCTTTACCCGCCAAAACCTCGAAGAGACTTATGTCCGACGCCGCCGCGCAAGCTGGGTTGAGGCCGAGGCTCGCGTGGCCGAACATTCCCGCGATGGCTTCCAGAAAGGTGTCGTGCGCGGCATGATTGGCATGGCCCTGGCGGGCTTGACCAAAGGCCGTCTTAGCCTTCGCGGGGAGCCGCTCCCCCCTTACAAGCGCATCCCCACGCTGGAAGAGTATTTTCGCGGGCGGGTTTCAGCCGCCGAGATCCAGCAGCTCCGCAAAGAATGCGCTATCAAAGGAGTCTCTTTGCACGGCGTGCTCATGCAACGTTGCGGCTGGCCGGCGATTCCATATGACGGCCAGTTGCTCGTGTCGCACCAGGACGCCCTGCTGCTCGGGGGCAAGGTCCAAGCCCCGAGCGGTTACGCCGACCATGTTGTCTTCCTCTACCCCGAGCTCTGTGAGCGCTGCGGCACCAAGATCTGCATCGAGCTATGCTCCGGCCAGGCCATTTCCCCCGGCTCCGCCGGCGTCCCCGCCTTCGACCGCGAGAAGTGCGTCCACTGCGGCGCCTGCTACTGGAACTGTGCCCAACCCCTCCCTGCCAACCCGGAGCGCATGAATATCGCCTTCCGCGCCGGCACCGGCGGGCTGCACTCCGCCGAGAACTAA
- a CDS encoding OmpA family protein has protein sequence MPKETWMIASGLTVALLLGLLAMVSWEKKHEVERVRAELEALRTSTAKAEADAAGLKGQLAESQARIEELQAEKQAVLHTHESLENEMRAALESRDVTISQLQGKLTVNILDRILFDSGEADLKPDGAVVLRKVAAILAAHPNLKVHVIGHTDNVPIKATARSRYPSNWELSTARATAAVRALTENAGVDPRRLGAVGYGEFRPVADNSTPEGRARNRRIAITILSEEMAGADTTAPNATGTTPPPSSQPKPPAPEAEASVDRQAN, from the coding sequence ATGCCCAAAGAGACCTGGATGATCGCAAGTGGACTCACAGTGGCCCTGCTGCTGGGTTTGCTCGCCATGGTCTCCTGGGAAAAGAAACACGAGGTAGAACGTGTTCGCGCCGAATTGGAGGCCCTCCGCACCTCGACCGCCAAGGCTGAGGCCGATGCGGCCGGCCTAAAGGGCCAACTCGCCGAGAGCCAGGCTCGCATCGAGGAGCTCCAGGCGGAAAAGCAAGCCGTCCTGCACACCCACGAGAGCCTCGAAAACGAAATGCGCGCCGCCCTCGAATCCAGGGATGTCACCATCTCCCAATTGCAGGGCAAGCTCACCGTGAACATCCTGGACCGCATCCTCTTCGACTCCGGCGAGGCCGATTTGAAACCCGACGGCGCCGTGGTCCTGCGCAAGGTCGCCGCCATCCTCGCCGCGCATCCCAACCTCAAGGTCCATGTCATCGGCCACACCGACAACGTCCCCATCAAAGCGACCGCCCGCAGCCGTTACCCGAGCAACTGGGAACTCTCCACCGCTCGCGCCACTGCCGCCGTCCGTGCTCTGACGGAAAACGCGGGCGTGGACCCTCGCCGCCTTGGCGCGGTCGGTTACGGCGAGTTCCGGCCCGTGGCTGACAACAGCACCCCCGAAGGCCGCGCCCGCAACCGCCGTATTGCCATCACCATTTTATCCGAAGAAATGGCAGGCGCCGACACCACCGCGCCGAACGCCACCGGAACCACTCCCCCGCCCTCCTCGCAACCCAAGCCGCCCGCACCCGAGGCCGAGGCGTCTGTGGACCGGCAGGCTAACTGA
- a CDS encoding acyl-CoA dehydrogenase family protein has protein sequence MPAAADTKAIPTLQTLPGDDLRQVMWRFADRYDLAMLVQSSRTVARGPVARLVAQGARNSHEWTPEKASLLAAFDESGITAAFLDPQYGGFIEGPKNLALALIAFELSWVDAGAATSSLAGNLGLAPIHERGTPEQRARYLASAAPPKPGENRQQIRAAFALTEPIPFVGVETGMLAGKVRIAEWKDGQEPLLQVEKRGRFITNMGFANVVTAAVDSDDKRLKGSCMIILEDTDPGSWDRGTPTKKLVHQLSSTRDPVLNVRVPANRIIGGYTVKDGVIIPRYSHGEIIEAVFRRTRVTVGLMTSAKLLSAIEPVVMYARRRFRGGQGAPGTPRYELGLQQKEDVLHRLVDVWATGEASASLGFAAARLFDALDPLERHKDEMLAAKQLTGRAAFKALGKFQQDALEMLQLAAKPAGARDEKRLEALKGEPLVQFALLDSQANVLCPACKLWNTGHGANMMREAVSLMGGYGVTEDCPGFLGQKWMDAQLEATYEGPEAVQRLQLSLTMTNELFLAQFQDWVAEMAQIASLRPGTGACTLATAMKLWLWTLNHLQAAADADGAKLYHKSRQSVTFPLADALCWLLAARQFILDLRELEEKGAANPALADGLPGFVNFLSDLCHVQSARAAGEAGRICAELVYGYNRHPGWDEASCGACYSAEELESLEGLIPGIDGSARAFADVTEANESHPPKAGPCVKLTGLEAFVRLRAKLDGCLTGARLAKDRAADALTKVMIPEALDYPA, from the coding sequence ATGCCTGCTGCCGCCGACACCAAAGCGATCCCGACACTCCAAACCTTGCCCGGAGACGACCTGCGCCAGGTTATGTGGCGCTTTGCCGACCGCTATGACCTTGCCATGCTCGTCCAGTCGAGCCGGACGGTGGCGCGCGGCCCCGTGGCCCGGCTGGTCGCCCAAGGCGCGCGCAACTCCCATGAATGGACACCTGAGAAAGCCAGCCTGCTGGCGGCGTTTGACGAGAGCGGCATCACCGCCGCCTTTCTTGACCCCCAATACGGCGGGTTCATCGAAGGGCCGAAGAACCTGGCACTGGCCCTGATTGCGTTCGAGCTTTCCTGGGTTGATGCCGGCGCGGCCACGTCGAGCCTGGCGGGCAACCTCGGCCTGGCGCCGATCCATGAGCGCGGCACACCGGAGCAACGTGCGCGCTACCTGGCCTCCGCCGCGCCCCCCAAACCCGGCGAGAACCGGCAGCAAATCCGCGCCGCCTTCGCACTGACCGAGCCGATTCCGTTCGTGGGGGTGGAAACCGGCATGCTGGCGGGCAAAGTGCGCATCGCGGAATGGAAAGACGGCCAGGAGCCGCTTCTCCAGGTCGAGAAGCGTGGCCGCTTTATCACCAACATGGGTTTCGCCAACGTGGTTACCGCTGCCGTTGACTCGGATGACAAGCGTCTCAAGGGCTCCTGCATGATCATCCTCGAAGACACCGACCCCGGCTCCTGGGATCGTGGGACGCCTACCAAAAAGCTGGTGCACCAACTCTCCTCCACGCGCGATCCGGTGCTGAACGTCCGCGTGCCCGCCAACCGGATCATCGGTGGCTACACCGTCAAGGACGGCGTGATCATTCCGCGTTATTCCCACGGCGAAATCATCGAGGCCGTCTTCCGCCGCACGCGCGTCACGGTCGGGCTGATGACCTCCGCAAAGCTGCTTTCGGCCATTGAGCCAGTGGTGATGTATGCCCGCCGCCGATTCCGGGGCGGACAGGGTGCGCCGGGCACGCCGCGCTATGAACTGGGCCTGCAGCAAAAGGAAGACGTGCTGCACCGTTTGGTGGATGTTTGGGCCACGGGCGAGGCGAGCGCGTCGCTTGGCTTTGCCGCGGCCAGGCTGTTTGATGCGCTTGATCCACTGGAGCGGCACAAGGACGAGATGCTCGCGGCGAAACAGCTCACAGGGCGCGCTGCTTTTAAAGCTCTGGGGAAGTTTCAGCAGGATGCCCTGGAGATGTTGCAGCTGGCTGCGAAACCCGCGGGCGCGCGCGACGAGAAACGGCTTGAGGCATTGAAAGGCGAGCCGCTCGTGCAATTTGCGCTGCTCGATTCGCAAGCCAATGTGCTATGCCCCGCCTGCAAGCTCTGGAACACCGGCCACGGCGCCAACATGATGCGCGAAGCCGTCAGCCTCATGGGCGGCTACGGCGTCACTGAGGATTGCCCGGGCTTCCTGGGTCAGAAGTGGATGGACGCCCAGCTCGAAGCCACCTACGAGGGCCCGGAGGCCGTCCAGCGCCTCCAGCTGTCGCTCACCATGACCAATGAGCTGTTCCTCGCCCAGTTCCAGGATTGGGTCGCCGAGATGGCCCAAATCGCCTCTCTCCGCCCCGGCACCGGCGCCTGCACACTCGCCACCGCCATGAAGCTTTGGCTGTGGACGCTCAACCACCTGCAGGCCGCCGCCGACGCCGACGGCGCCAAGCTCTACCACAAGAGCCGCCAGAGTGTCACCTTCCCGCTGGCCGACGCGCTGTGCTGGCTGCTGGCCGCGCGGCAGTTTATTCTCGACCTCCGAGAGCTTGAGGAGAAGGGCGCGGCCAATCCCGCGCTGGCAGATGGCCTGCCGGGCTTCGTGAACTTCCTTTCCGACCTCTGTCACGTGCAGAGCGCCCGCGCCGCAGGCGAAGCCGGCCGCATCTGCGCTGAACTGGTGTACGGCTACAACCGGCACCCCGGCTGGGACGAGGCCAGTTGCGGGGCGTGTTACTCCGCGGAAGAACTCGAATCACTCGAAGGCCTCATCCCCGGGATTGACGGTTCCGCCCGCGCCTTCGCCGACGTGACCGAGGCGAATGAATCCCACCCGCCCAAGGCCGGCCCATGCGTCAAGCTCACCGGCCTCGAAGCCTTCGTCCGCCTCCGCGCCAAGCTCGACGGTTGCCTTACTGGCGCGCGCCTGGCCAAAGACCGCGCGGCCGACGCGCTGACCAAGGTCATGATCCCGGAGGCGCTGGACTATCCCGCGTGA
- a CDS encoding response regulator transcription factor, translating to MPRAKKRTQILLVDDHPIVRERLTELINHEADLAVSGEAEDRNDAIAAISARKPDLAIIDLTLKNSDGLELIKDIKSRWPNVRMLVVSMQDESLYAERVIRAGALGYITKQEATRNILVAIRRVLAGEIYLTDKVSSRIILGLGKHPSPGPATPAEVLTDREFKVFEHIGHGISTNEIAACLHIAPKTVETYRARIKEKLNLKDGNELLQRAIEWVHRR from the coding sequence ATGCCTCGCGCCAAAAAACGCACACAGATCTTGCTCGTGGATGATCACCCCATCGTGCGGGAGCGCCTGACCGAGCTCATTAATCACGAGGCTGATCTGGCTGTTTCCGGCGAAGCCGAAGATCGGAACGATGCGATCGCCGCGATCAGCGCCCGGAAGCCCGACCTGGCAATCATTGATCTTACCCTCAAGAACTCCGATGGCTTGGAGTTAATCAAGGATATCAAGAGCCGCTGGCCCAACGTGCGGATGTTGGTCGTCTCCATGCAAGACGAATCGTTATACGCCGAGCGGGTTATCCGCGCCGGTGCTTTGGGTTATATCACCAAGCAGGAGGCCACGCGCAATATACTCGTTGCCATCCGGCGCGTCCTGGCTGGTGAGATTTACCTCACTGACAAGGTGTCTTCCCGTATTATCCTCGGGCTGGGCAAACATCCCAGTCCCGGCCCTGCCACCCCCGCCGAAGTCCTGACAGACCGCGAATTCAAGGTGTTCGAGCACATCGGGCATGGGATAAGTACAAATGAGATCGCCGCCTGTCTGCACATCGCGCCGAAGACCGTCGAAACCTACCGCGCGCGCATCAAGGAAAAACTAAATCTCAAGGATGGCAACGAGCTGCTGCAGCGAGCGATAGAATGGGTCCACAGGAGGTGA
- a CDS encoding glycosyl hydrolase → MRNRITPVNLWLTISTMASLFLTANLDAAASDLARGFASPPQSAKPWVYWFWLDGNITREGITADLEAMRRVGIGGVLIMEVDQGAPPGPARFASPQWRELFKFMLTEAKRLGLEVNMNNDAGWCGSGGPWIPPALAMQKVVWTTTNLDGPRRFEGVLPEPQRVANYYEDIAVLAFPTPAEYQIENIQAKAAFIRQEVPFRKLSEPLPVEKTIARGGSRELTAQMGKDGRLAWDVPPGKWTVLRLGHTPTGKDNHPAPLDGRGLECDKLSRKAADAMFEGLMGKLIADSKALAGKTLVATHIDSWEVGSQNWTLAFREEFKRLRGYDPLPFLPVMTGRVVESLEVSERFLWDLRQTISELVVANYAGRFRELAHEHGLRLSIEAYDGCCDDMTYAGQADEPMGEFWSWTFGSGADWCTEMASAAHIYGKPILGAEAFTATDKEKWLGHPGGIKALGDWAFCEGINRFVFHRYALQPWRDVKPGMSMGPWGLHYERTTTWWEQSTAWHEYLSRCQYLLQQGQFIADVCYLSPEASPYRFRAPPTPGNPSHRPAYNFDGCTPEAVLTRMKVKGGRLVLPSGMSYRVLVLPEVETMTPKLLRKVRDLVEAGATVVGPAPLRSPSLSNFPQCDEEIATLTRELWGGGAGEGTSLFGRGRVIWPIEQREQEPQDMPARLGSAKWIWFKEGNPAAAVPAGRRYFRRVLNLEAAAEVESAPMVMTADNEFELWVNGRRAGGGADFNHTFAMDCARLLVPGSNLLAVAAVNGADAPNPAALIGNLIIKYRSGRTIQVPTDGKWESARTVQGDWRGDVQAPGAWEPALEVGALGMAPWGDVTAQAQAPYPSAEATAVLLRKLGVPPDFDYATQSTERSLRYIHKRLGKTDLYFVANEKPHPEAAVCSFRVQGKRPELWWPDSGKIEQSAVYDETGGCVRMPIHFDASGSVFVMFRPGGDLERDRIIAVERNGEALVDLRKQELSAPVLEEAVIGLVRGKAGTVQADVRKPGKYALVSADGSRREFEADTLPEPLEITGPWQVRFAPGGGAPAQVTLDRLISWSQHGDSGVRYFSGTATYHRTFDLPTGFAARHRRLCLDLGRVEVMAEVKLNGKNLGILWKQPYCVDVTDTVKPGQNKLELAVVNLWPNRQIGDERLPEDSERNPNGTLKQWPQWLLDGKPSPTGRHTFTSWRLWQRDSPLVESGLLGPVTLRPAERVMLSPK, encoded by the coding sequence ATGCGAAACAGGATCACCCCCGTAAATCTGTGGCTGACCATATCCACCATGGCCAGCCTTTTTTTGACCGCGAACCTTGACGCTGCGGCAAGCGACCTTGCCCGGGGCTTCGCTTCGCCGCCTCAGTCCGCCAAGCCGTGGGTCTATTGGTTCTGGTTGGATGGAAATATCACACGCGAGGGAATCACCGCCGACCTGGAGGCCATGCGGCGGGTGGGGATTGGCGGGGTGCTGATCATGGAAGTGGACCAGGGAGCGCCCCCAGGGCCCGCGCGGTTTGCCAGCCCACAGTGGCGCGAGCTCTTCAAGTTCATGCTCACCGAGGCCAAACGACTGGGCCTGGAAGTCAACATGAACAACGACGCCGGCTGGTGCGGGAGCGGCGGGCCGTGGATTCCGCCCGCGCTGGCCATGCAGAAAGTGGTGTGGACGACCACCAACCTGGATGGGCCGCGCCGGTTCGAGGGGGTGCTCCCGGAACCGCAAAGAGTGGCGAATTACTATGAGGACATCGCCGTGCTGGCCTTCCCAACTCCAGCGGAGTATCAGATCGAGAACATCCAGGCCAAGGCGGCGTTCATCCGTCAGGAAGTGCCGTTCAGGAAGTTGTCGGAGCCACTCCCGGTGGAGAAGACCATTGCTCGCGGCGGCAGCCGCGAGTTGACGGCGCAGATGGGCAAAGATGGCCGGCTGGCGTGGGATGTGCCGCCTGGCAAGTGGACGGTGCTACGCTTAGGCCATACCCCGACCGGCAAAGATAATCATCCCGCGCCGCTTGATGGCCGGGGACTGGAGTGTGACAAGCTGAGCCGCAAAGCGGCGGACGCCATGTTCGAGGGACTGATGGGCAAGCTTATCGCGGATTCCAAGGCGCTGGCGGGCAAGACGCTGGTGGCGACGCACATTGATAGCTGGGAGGTGGGATCGCAGAACTGGACCCTGGCCTTCCGCGAGGAGTTCAAGCGGTTGCGCGGCTACGACCCATTGCCCTTCCTGCCGGTGATGACGGGGCGCGTAGTGGAGAGCCTGGAAGTATCCGAGCGGTTCCTGTGGGACCTGCGCCAGACCATTTCAGAGTTGGTGGTGGCGAACTACGCGGGGCGGTTTCGCGAGCTGGCGCACGAACACGGGTTGCGGCTCTCCATCGAGGCATACGATGGCTGCTGCGACGACATGACCTACGCCGGCCAGGCCGATGAACCGATGGGCGAATTTTGGTCATGGACTTTTGGCAGCGGCGCGGATTGGTGCACCGAGATGGCCTCTGCAGCACACATTTACGGAAAGCCCATTCTGGGCGCCGAAGCGTTCACGGCAACGGACAAAGAGAAGTGGCTCGGGCATCCAGGCGGCATCAAGGCGCTGGGCGACTGGGCATTCTGCGAAGGAATCAACCGGTTTGTGTTCCACCGCTATGCGTTACAGCCGTGGCGGGATGTGAAGCCCGGCATGTCTATGGGGCCGTGGGGGCTGCATTACGAGCGCACGACGACCTGGTGGGAACAGTCCACAGCCTGGCACGAGTATTTGTCCCGCTGTCAGTACTTGCTCCAGCAGGGGCAATTCATTGCGGATGTCTGCTACCTGTCGCCGGAAGCGTCGCCCTATCGCTTCCGCGCTCCGCCGACGCCCGGGAACCCGTCGCATCGGCCTGCCTACAACTTCGACGGCTGCACCCCTGAGGCAGTGCTGACACGTATGAAAGTGAAGGGCGGACGGCTCGTTTTGCCCAGTGGCATGAGCTACCGCGTGCTTGTCCTGCCCGAGGTGGAAACGATGACTCCCAAACTGCTGCGCAAAGTCAGGGATCTAGTCGAAGCAGGCGCGACAGTCGTTGGGCCAGCCCCGTTGAGGTCGCCCAGCCTCTCGAACTTTCCGCAGTGCGACGAGGAAATCGCGACGCTCACGCGCGAGCTTTGGGGCGGCGGGGCAGGGGAGGGGACCAGCTTGTTCGGGCGGGGCCGAGTGATTTGGCCCATTGAGCAAAGGGAACAAGAGCCGCAGGACATGCCAGCCCGACTTGGGTCGGCCAAGTGGATCTGGTTTAAGGAAGGCAATCCGGCCGCAGCGGTGCCCGCCGGCCGACGCTACTTCCGTCGAGTGCTAAACCTGGAAGCGGCGGCAGAGGTTGAATCCGCACCAATGGTGATGACCGCCGACAATGAATTCGAGCTTTGGGTCAACGGTCGTCGTGCCGGAGGAGGAGCAGACTTCAATCATACCTTTGCAATGGACTGCGCGCGCCTACTTGTGCCGGGTTCGAACTTGCTGGCGGTGGCGGCCGTAAACGGCGCGGATGCACCCAATCCCGCGGCATTGATTGGCAACCTGATTATCAAGTATCGCAGTGGCCGCACCATCCAGGTGCCCACCGACGGCAAATGGGAGTCGGCCAGGACGGTCCAGGGCGACTGGCGCGGCGACGTGCAGGCCCCCGGAGCCTGGGAACCGGCGCTGGAAGTCGGGGCGCTGGGGATGGCGCCTTGGGGAGACGTCACGGCACAGGCGCAGGCGCCGTACCCGAGCGCGGAGGCAACTGCGGTCCTGCTGCGCAAACTGGGCGTGCCGCCGGACTTTGATTACGCGACCCAGAGCACGGAGCGGAGCCTGCGCTACATCCACAAGCGGCTTGGCAAGACAGACCTCTATTTCGTGGCCAACGAGAAGCCGCACCCCGAGGCAGCGGTGTGCAGCTTCCGCGTTCAAGGCAAACGGCCAGAGCTATGGTGGCCGGACAGCGGGAAGATCGAACAGTCGGCGGTGTATGACGAGACAGGCGGCTGCGTGCGGATGCCGATTCATTTTGACGCAAGCGGCTCGGTCTTCGTGATGTTCCGCCCGGGCGGCGACCTGGAGCGGGACCGGATCATAGCCGTGGAGCGAAACGGTGAAGCACTGGTTGACTTACGTAAGCAAGAACTGTCGGCGCCTGTGTTGGAAGAGGCCGTAATTGGGTTGGTTCGCGGCAAGGCGGGCACCGTGCAGGCGGACGTTCGTAAGCCGGGCAAATATGCATTGGTTTCCGCAGATGGATCCCGGCGGGAGTTCGAAGCCGACACCTTACCCGAGCCGTTAGAGATCACCGGCCCTTGGCAGGTGCGGTTCGCGCCCGGAGGCGGAGCGCCAGCGCAAGTCACGCTTGACCGGCTGATCTCCTGGAGCCAACACGGGGATTCGGGCGTGAGATACTTTTCGGGCACGGCGACTTACCATAGGACTTTTGACCTGCCAACGGGGTTCGCAGCACGGCACCGGCGGTTATGCTTGGATCTTGGCCGAGTTGAAGTGATGGCGGAGGTGAAGCTCAATGGCAAGAATCTCGGCATCCTCTGGAAGCAGCCGTATTGTGTGGACGTGACCGACACGGTGAAGCCGGGGCAGAACAAGTTGGAGCTGGCGGTCGTCAATCTCTGGCCCAACCGGCAAATCGGCGACGAGCGACTGCCCGAGGACAGCGAGCGCAATCCAAACGGCACCCTCAAGCAATGGCCGCAATGGCTGCTCGACGGCAAGCCGAGCCCGACCGGGCGCCACACGTTCACAAGCTGGCGCCTGTGGCAGCGAGATTCCCCGCTGGTCGAGTCTGGCCTGCTCGGGCCCGTGACGTTGCGGCCAGCAGAGCGGGTGATGCTTTCACCCAAGTGA